CCATTTATATGATACCAACATGGTTATACCCTCCTAATACTTATTCTTCAACTGAAAATTGCTTTAAGAATCGGACATCGTTTGTGTAGAAATGACGTATGTCATCCACTCCGTATTTCAGCATTGCAATCCGCTCAGGTCCCATGCCAAAAGCGAAGCCAGTGTATTTCTTTGAATCGTAGCCTGCCATTTCAAGTACATTCGGGTGAACCATTCCTGCACCGAGAATCTCAATCCAGCCTGTTCCCTTACACACGCTGCAGCCTGATCCTCCGCAGATTTTGCAGGAAATATCCATTTCGACGGATGGCTCCGTGAATGGGAAGAAGCTTGGGCGCAGACGAATTTCGCGATCTTCGCCAAACATTTTCTTTGCAAAAACTTCAAGTGTACCTTTCAGATCACTCATCCTTACATTCTCATCGACGACAAGGCCTTCAATTTGCATGAACTGGTGTGAGTGGGTCGCATCATCGTTATCCCGGCGATAAACTTTACCAGGGCAAATGATTTTTACAGGACCTTTGCCCTGATGCTTTTCCATCGTCCTTGCCTGAACAGGTGAGGTATGTGTACGCATCAGCGTTTCTTCTGTAATGTAAAATGAATCCTGCATATCACGTGCAGGGTGTCCTTTTGGAAGGTTCAGCGCTTCAAAGTTGTAATAGTCTTTTTCAACTTCAGGACCTTCTTCGACTGTGTAACCCATGCCGATGAAAAGATCTTCGATTTCTTCGATAATGCTTGTGAGCGGATGATGGCTGCCAGTCTTTACAGGTCTGCCTGGAAGGGTAACATCAATTTCTTCGGCTGCCAATTGCTTTTGTACCGCTGCTTCCTCAAGCTCTTTTTGCTTTACTTCAATCTGTCCAGAAATTGCATCACGTACTTCATTAGCCAGGGCACCCATTTTCGGTCTTTCTTCGGCCGATAACTTGCCCATTCCTTTCAAAACTTCCGTTATTGGACCCTTTTTCCCCAGATAGGAAACGCGAATATCATTCAATTCTTTTAGGTCTGCTGCAGCTGCTACTTTTTCAAGAGCCTCAGCCTGCAGTTCTTTTAGACGATCCTGCATTGGTAAATCCTCCTTCTTATTCTTCTTTTTTGAACACAAAAAGACCTCATCCCGGATAAAGGGACGAGGTCTTGGTTTCGCGGTACCACCCTTTTTAACAGGCAATACAATATGTATCACGTGTTCGCTTCATTGAGATAACGGCATGTGCCGATGCATCTTTACGCTTCTGTAAAAGCGGTCCCGATGCCAACTCTGGAGGTGAACTTCGCTTGCCTGTTCCATAAAAATGCTTCCAGTCTCCGGCATTTTCTCCCTGAATGGCCATCTTCAAGCTACTTTTCTCCGTCATCGTTTTTGAAATATTAATTTTGCTGTTAATTATAGTATATTCTTTCCGCGGTATCAAATGGTTTTATGAAAAAACGAGCCTATTTTGCAGTTTTTAAATAATATAGCAAAATACCTGCCGCAACTGCGACATTCAATGATTCGCTCTTTCCGTATATCGGGATATAAAGGTTTTGAGTAGTTTTTGCCAGCAGCTCCTTTTTTACCCCGCTTCCTTCATTCCCCACCAGCAGTGCGAAGGAATGCTTGCTGCCAGCCTCAGTAAAAACAACTCCATTTTCAAGTGCCGTCCCATAAACAGGTATATTGTCGTCCTTAAGCTTGGTGACCCACTCGAAAAGATCGCCGCTTAGAACCGGCAAATGGAAGTGACTTCCCTGGGCTGAACGCAGTACCTTCGGATTATACATATCGACACTGCCTTTGCCGACTATGACGGCATCGAGCCCGGCCGCATCAGCGGTACGGATCATCGTGCCAAGATTCCCCGGATCCTGAACAGAATCAATCAGAAGATAGGTCTTCCCATTTGGAATGTGCTGCTGTGGCTGACGGCACACAGCGAAAATGCCCTGAGTTGTTTCGGTATCGGCAAGCTGACGGCTGATATCGTCAGTCACAACCGTTACAGAGATCGAGCCGTAATCCAGGCCAGGCGGCAATTCCGTTTTTTCGCTTAAAATGATTTCTTCAACATCGTCTTTTTTCGT
The nucleotide sequence above comes from Mesobacillus jeotgali. Encoded proteins:
- the pheS gene encoding phenylalanine--tRNA ligase subunit alpha, which codes for MQDRLKELQAEALEKVAAAADLKELNDIRVSYLGKKGPITEVLKGMGKLSAEERPKMGALANEVRDAISGQIEVKQKELEEAAVQKQLAAEEIDVTLPGRPVKTGSHHPLTSIIEEIEDLFIGMGYTVEEGPEVEKDYYNFEALNLPKGHPARDMQDSFYITEETLMRTHTSPVQARTMEKHQGKGPVKIICPGKVYRRDNDDATHSHQFMQIEGLVVDENVRMSDLKGTLEVFAKKMFGEDREIRLRPSFFPFTEPSVEMDISCKICGGSGCSVCKGTGWIEILGAGMVHPNVLEMAGYDSKKYTGFAFGMGPERIAMLKYGVDDIRHFYTNDVRFLKQFSVEE
- a CDS encoding TrmH family RNA methyltransferase — translated: MKYIQSDKNPQVKQWKKLKTRKERDKSGMFLVEGFHLVEEALTKKDDVEEIILSEKTELPPGLDYGSISVTVVTDDISRQLADTETTQGIFAVCRQPQQHIPNGKTYLLIDSVQDPGNLGTMIRTADAAGLDAVIVGKGSVDMYNPKVLRSAQGSHFHLPVLSGDLFEWVTKLKDDNIPVYGTALENGVVFTEAGSKHSFALLVGNEGSGVKKELLAKTTQNLYIPIYGKSESLNVAVAAGILLYYLKTAK